A single window of Leeuwenhoekiella sp. MAR_2009_132 DNA harbors:
- a CDS encoding endonuclease/exonuclease/phosphatase family protein codes for MKKLGLWNKIVFFINSLFAIALLIGYALPYFPPKIFPPVSVLTLIIPVLLAINALFVIYWLLLFKRQFLLSGSILVLWLFIGTSLFNFGSGVKINEIVKAENQLSFFSYNVHVFSSDNYTKEEIKEGLRALIEKNTPDIITFQEFSKHRDPEFKGYPYSYFGENGTRNYGQKIYSKYPIVNEGSLNFTSTFNNAIFVDIVKAKDTIRIYNMHMQTLTLTPELNALEQENTKSLVGRLGRAFKKQQEQTNLFLEHQRSCNYKTIVAGDFNNTAFSYTYNKIRGSRLDAFEEKGSGFGRTFIFDIIPLRIDFILPDTSFEVLAFENFNVDYSDHFPIMAIMKL; via the coding sequence ATGAAAAAACTCGGACTTTGGAATAAGATTGTTTTTTTTATAAATAGTCTTTTTGCGATCGCGCTTTTAATAGGATATGCACTACCTTATTTTCCACCAAAAATTTTTCCACCGGTATCTGTTCTTACGCTTATCATTCCGGTTCTATTAGCAATTAATGCGTTATTTGTAATCTACTGGCTGCTGCTTTTCAAACGCCAATTTTTACTTTCAGGATCAATACTGGTGTTGTGGCTTTTTATAGGTACATCGCTTTTTAACTTTGGTTCTGGTGTGAAAATTAATGAGATCGTAAAAGCTGAAAATCAACTTAGTTTTTTTAGCTATAATGTTCACGTGTTTAGCAGTGATAACTATACAAAAGAAGAAATTAAGGAAGGATTAAGGGCACTTATAGAAAAGAATACACCAGATATTATCACGTTTCAAGAATTTTCAAAACATAGAGATCCTGAATTTAAAGGATATCCATATTCCTATTTTGGAGAGAATGGTACACGTAATTATGGTCAAAAAATCTATTCTAAATATCCTATAGTTAATGAGGGTTCTCTAAATTTTACCAGTACTTTTAATAATGCAATTTTTGTAGATATCGTTAAGGCAAAAGATACTATACGTATTTATAATATGCATATGCAGACGCTAACACTTACTCCAGAGTTAAATGCCTTAGAACAGGAAAATACAAAATCACTTGTAGGCAGGTTAGGCAGAGCATTTAAGAAACAACAAGAACAAACAAATTTATTTCTGGAACATCAGCGCAGTTGTAACTATAAAACCATTGTTGCCGGTGATTTTAATAATACCGCTTTTTCTTATACCTATAATAAAATACGGGGTTCTCGATTAGATGCTTTTGAAGAAAAAGGAAGTGGTTTTGGGCGTACGTTTATTTTTGATATTATTCCGTTACGTATAGATTTTATACTGCCCGATACCAGCTTTGAGGTATTGGCATTTGAAAATTTTAATGTTGATTATTCCGATCATTTTCCTATAATGGCTATTATGAAGTTATAA
- a CDS encoding rhomboid family protein, producing MSGTSLSYQFKTASIVVKLIVINVLIWVGFMLLEWILNSGNIITQWLSLPTDLSRLIIQPWSLLTYAFLHGGFWHIFWNMLILYWFGQIVLNLFTEKRFLTVYLLGALAGGVFFVISYNLFPVLIQSTAFLVGASAAVRAIMIFIATYTPNTEVRIIFFNVKLWHIGVFVILTDLIQIPSSDNAGGLLAHVGGALFGFVYAQQLGKGNDIGLWWERFADTVVGFFKPRPKSEKKAKMKTVYRNTKAHATASTVSKSMSKTEKQIRIDTILDKISKSGYDSLSKEDKDFLFKAGKDT from the coding sequence ATGTCTGGAACTAGCTTAAGTTATCAGTTTAAAACGGCTTCAATAGTCGTTAAGCTTATCGTAATTAATGTTTTAATCTGGGTAGGCTTTATGCTTCTTGAATGGATTTTAAATTCAGGAAACATAATTACACAATGGTTAAGCTTGCCTACAGATTTAAGTAGGTTAATTATTCAACCGTGGTCTTTATTAACGTATGCTTTTCTACACGGAGGATTCTGGCATATTTTCTGGAATATGCTTATTCTGTATTGGTTTGGACAGATTGTTTTGAATCTATTTACTGAAAAACGATTTCTTACCGTTTATCTTTTAGGGGCTTTAGCCGGGGGTGTTTTCTTTGTTATTTCTTATAATCTGTTTCCGGTTCTTATTCAATCTACTGCTTTTCTGGTAGGAGCGAGTGCAGCCGTGCGAGCAATTATGATTTTTATAGCTACCTATACTCCTAATACAGAAGTGCGCATCATTTTTTTTAATGTAAAGCTTTGGCACATAGGTGTCTTTGTAATTCTTACAGATCTTATTCAAATTCCCTCATCTGATAATGCCGGAGGTTTGCTGGCTCATGTGGGTGGTGCTCTATTTGGTTTCGTCTATGCACAGCAACTGGGTAAAGGTAATGACATAGGCCTCTGGTGGGAGCGTTTTGCAGATACTGTAGTCGGTTTTTTTAAACCAAGGCCAAAGAGTGAGAAGAAAGCTAAAATGAAAACCGTCTATCGCAATACCAAGGCACACGCTACTGCTTCAACGGTTTCAAAATCTATGTCAAAAACCGAAAAACAAATACGTATTGATACCATTCTAGATAAAATAAGTAAAAGTGGTTACGATAGCTTATCTAAAGAAGATAAAGACTTTTTATTTAAAGCCGGAAAGGATACTTAA
- a CDS encoding response regulator, which yields MKFSYLFFFIGVSLLIGNYSITYGKSYLPAGDLFPILQDQTLEQHLDAIYEFREEKKYDVAIENLSDLIIDAKNLNDYTYVFHGYNLLSVIYDEINDTIPALAYAKSALEFAKQSKNDTLISWGYNNLAASLADNPATRMQALEYYKQSLEIQQRLNTGVFLDAALNIAELYGKEGNYVMMYPYLKKATASYDHSYEYYNDPIIYLDMTWGDYYKGLHVPSKALEHYAEAYERIERDNKTSLALEFYENYALFLKEQNYNDRAFEVQQQYLKHYKLREKTLETETLKLALARAETEELRRQRNDAEMKQQLLDHDLQRKKIQFILLGSILGLLSLFLAYLFYSEKLRLGLINNLKRNNKNLLKAKNLAEKSERAKSKFFSTLSHEMRTPLYGVTGIISLLEKRKEFEAFKEEIGSLKFSADHLLDIINDLLDLSKLEDESFSLINKRFNVKLLAEDLISSFDQNSLKNAACTLKCVIDSSVPDYIIGDARRISQVLVNILGNALKFTPKGNIILRLRSEDLGANRCRIHFEVQDDGIGIPKERQELIFDEFSQLEQLQNEETATDLKGTGLGLPIVRKILEKMDSEIYLKSAVGKGSTFMFSIDFEKTLSTSKTSTNEISGNSLKVKSLKGLRCLIVDDNKINRLVTKRVLENLEIITFEAQNGEEALERAKKHHFDFILMDINMPGMNGYETTQAIRIFDKHIPIIALTAAEASFITKTAQNSGMNDIVTKPYNVDDLSSTISKHVQIRNLIASF from the coding sequence GTGAAATTTAGTTACTTATTTTTTTTTATTGGCGTTAGCTTGCTTATAGGTAACTATTCCATTACTTACGGTAAATCATATTTACCTGCCGGAGACCTCTTTCCTATACTTCAGGATCAAACTTTAGAGCAACATCTCGATGCTATTTATGAATTTAGAGAAGAGAAGAAATATGATGTTGCTATAGAAAATCTTTCAGATTTAATTATAGATGCTAAAAATTTGAATGATTATACCTATGTATTTCACGGGTATAATTTGTTGAGTGTAATTTATGATGAAATTAATGACACCATACCTGCGTTAGCGTATGCAAAATCTGCTTTAGAGTTTGCAAAACAATCAAAAAATGATACTTTAATTTCCTGGGGCTATAATAACCTCGCAGCTAGTTTAGCAGATAATCCTGCTACACGTATGCAAGCTCTTGAGTATTATAAACAATCGTTAGAAATTCAACAGCGTTTGAATACGGGTGTTTTTTTAGATGCTGCGCTTAATATTGCAGAGCTTTATGGAAAAGAGGGCAACTATGTAATGATGTACCCATACTTAAAAAAGGCTACTGCGAGTTATGATCATTCATATGAGTATTATAATGATCCTATAATATATCTCGATATGACCTGGGGTGACTATTATAAAGGTCTTCACGTACCCAGTAAAGCTTTAGAACATTATGCTGAAGCTTATGAGCGAATTGAACGTGATAATAAGACTTCATTAGCATTAGAGTTTTATGAGAACTATGCACTTTTCCTTAAAGAACAAAATTATAACGATCGTGCATTTGAAGTACAACAACAGTATTTAAAGCATTATAAGCTTAGAGAAAAAACGTTAGAGACAGAAACTCTAAAACTAGCCCTTGCACGCGCAGAAACCGAAGAATTGCGAAGACAGCGTAATGATGCTGAAATGAAGCAGCAGCTGCTTGATCATGATCTACAACGCAAAAAAATTCAATTTATATTACTGGGATCTATACTCGGTTTATTGAGTTTATTTCTAGCCTATTTGTTCTATAGTGAAAAACTGAGATTAGGTCTTATAAATAATTTAAAGCGCAATAATAAAAATCTTTTAAAAGCTAAAAATCTTGCTGAAAAAAGTGAGCGTGCAAAATCTAAATTCTTTTCTACACTAAGTCATGAGATGCGAACTCCATTGTATGGTGTTACCGGCATTATTTCTCTTTTGGAAAAACGGAAAGAATTTGAAGCTTTTAAAGAAGAGATAGGGTCTTTAAAGTTTAGTGCAGATCATTTATTAGATATCATAAATGACCTCTTAGATTTATCAAAATTAGAAGATGAGTCGTTTAGTTTAATAAATAAACGATTTAATGTAAAATTATTAGCTGAAGATTTAATTTCAAGCTTTGATCAAAATAGTCTAAAAAATGCAGCTTGTACATTAAAATGCGTAATTGATTCTTCTGTACCCGATTATATTATAGGTGATGCCCGCAGAATATCACAGGTGCTTGTCAATATCTTAGGTAATGCATTAAAATTTACGCCTAAGGGCAATATTATTTTACGCTTACGAAGCGAGGACCTAGGTGCTAATAGATGCAGAATTCATTTTGAAGTTCAGGATGATGGTATCGGAATTCCTAAAGAGCGTCAAGAATTAATCTTTGATGAGTTTAGCCAATTAGAACAGTTGCAAAACGAAGAAACAGCTACAGACTTAAAAGGAACCGGCTTAGGATTGCCCATTGTACGTAAAATTCTAGAAAAAATGGATTCAGAAATTTATCTAAAAAGCGCTGTAGGTAAAGGTTCTACATTTATGTTTAGTATTGATTTTGAAAAGACACTTAGCACATCTAAAACATCAACAAACGAAATTTCTGGAAATTCATTGAAAGTTAAAAGTCTTAAGGGACTTCGCTGTTTAATAGTAGATGATAATAAAATTAATAGACTGGTAACTAAACGTGTATTAGAAAATTTAGAAATAATCACTTTTGAAGCTCAAAATGGGGAAGAGGCTTTAGAGCGTGCCAAAAAGCATCATTTTGATTTTATATTAATGGATATTAATATGCCAGGAATGAATGGTTATGAGACTACTCAGGCTATTCGTATTTTTGATAAACATATTCCTATAATAGCATTAACCGCTGCAGAGGCTTCCTTTATTACGAAAACTGCTCAGAACAGCGGTATGAATGATATAGTTACAAAGCCGTATAATGTAGATGATTTGTCTTCGACAATTTCTAAACACGTACAAATACGCAATCTTATTGCGAGCTTCTAA
- a CDS encoding WbqC family protein, protein MSNIIISPTYFPDIISFAAMVQAESITFEISENYQKQSYRTRMYIATSNGLLLLNIPILHNKGKGRKKIEDTLIENSFLWQRQHWRSLVIAYRTSPFFEFYEDDIYPLFHKEHNSLLAFNLETIKCLMGLLDLDFSISYTEEYKESYAHKIDLRFFANGKRKNKIDLPQYRQVFEEKNGFIPYLTVLDLLFNLGPEALTYLQKLDLKL, encoded by the coding sequence ATGAGTAATATTATTATAAGTCCTACTTACTTTCCAGACATCATATCTTTTGCTGCCATGGTTCAGGCAGAATCAATAACATTTGAAATTTCTGAAAATTATCAAAAACAAAGTTATAGAACCAGAATGTACATTGCTACGTCTAACGGTTTACTGCTGTTAAATATTCCTATACTCCATAACAAAGGAAAAGGCAGAAAAAAAATAGAAGACACTTTAATTGAAAATAGTTTCTTATGGCAACGACAGCATTGGAGATCACTTGTAATTGCCTATAGAACCTCTCCGTTTTTTGAGTTTTATGAAGATGATATTTACCCCTTATTCCATAAAGAACACAATTCTTTATTAGCCTTTAATCTCGAAACAATTAAGTGCTTAATGGGATTATTAGATTTAGATTTTAGTATTTCTTATACTGAAGAATACAAAGAATCGTATGCACATAAAATTGATTTGAGATTCTTTGCAAACGGAAAACGAAAAAATAAAATTGATTTACCGCAGTATAGACAGGTTTTTGAAGAGAAAAATGGTTTTATTCCGTATTTAACTGTTTTAGATCTCCTATTTAATCTCGGCCCCGAGGCACTCACCTATTTACAAAAACTAGATTTAAAATTGTAA
- a CDS encoding carboxypeptidase-like regulatory domain-containing protein: MKKYYISILNTKANWFIRFSLIVLCCTGVLSAQESQKYLEYKGTVISKTSENPLPFVNLLIEGTNIATVTNSEGNFSLKVEEAMPNAKVTLTYPGYEKLIIILKDLDQNKSVISLSPQAYELDEINISRPKNALTLVEQVFSNIENNYSDQENFMTAFYRETINKRNRSASLAEAVVTIQKTPYTNAGNDLIALYKARKSTNYDRLDTVAIKLQGGPLNALYADLVKYQKYFITRETLSDYDFSFGEPLVNDGNIVYVVNFKQKSSILEPLYYGKLYIDSKTSALTNALYNLNVENRKAASDLFVKKKPNQVKVYPTEISYRVDYRNKDGKWYYSYSNVQLEFVVNWKRKLFNSKYRINSEMLITDWETELQGKEGINRRSKFKENTVLADEVSGFADPEFWGAYNVIEPEKSIQQAIEKIQKQIKKE, translated from the coding sequence ATGAAAAAGTATTACATCTCCATTTTAAACACGAAAGCTAACTGGTTTATTCGTTTTTCTTTAATTGTTTTATGTTGTACAGGCGTTTTAAGCGCTCAGGAATCTCAAAAGTATCTTGAATACAAAGGTACCGTAATTTCAAAAACTTCAGAAAACCCGCTGCCATTTGTTAATTTACTTATTGAAGGTACCAACATTGCTACAGTAACTAATTCTGAAGGGAATTTTTCTTTAAAGGTAGAAGAAGCTATGCCTAATGCTAAAGTGACCTTGACGTATCCCGGTTATGAAAAGCTAATCATTATTTTGAAAGATTTAGATCAAAACAAATCTGTTATAAGTCTAAGTCCGCAAGCATATGAACTTGATGAAATAAACATTTCAAGACCTAAAAATGCTCTTACTTTAGTAGAACAGGTTTTCTCGAATATTGAAAACAACTATTCAGATCAAGAGAATTTTATGACTGCCTTCTATCGGGAAACTATTAATAAGCGTAACCGCAGCGCTTCTCTAGCTGAAGCCGTAGTTACCATTCAAAAAACACCTTATACAAACGCTGGCAATGACTTAATTGCATTGTATAAAGCTCGCAAAAGCACTAATTATGATCGCCTTGATACTGTTGCCATTAAATTACAGGGAGGGCCTCTAAATGCTTTATATGCTGATTTAGTTAAATATCAAAAGTATTTTATTACTAGAGAGACACTTTCAGACTATGACTTTTCTTTTGGTGAGCCTTTAGTTAATGATGGAAACATTGTTTATGTGGTTAATTTTAAACAAAAGAGCAGCATTTTAGAACCCTTATATTACGGTAAGCTCTACATCGATTCAAAAACAAGTGCTCTTACCAATGCATTATATAATTTAAATGTTGAAAACCGAAAAGCGGCTTCTGACTTGTTTGTAAAGAAAAAACCAAATCAGGTTAAAGTATATCCTACCGAAATTAGTTACCGGGTTGATTACCGCAATAAAGACGGGAAATGGTATTACAGCTACAGCAACGTACAACTTGAATTTGTAGTAAACTGGAAACGAAAACTATTTAATAGTAAATACCGCATTAACAGTGAGATGCTTATTACAGACTGGGAAACAGAGTTACAAGGTAAAGAAGGAATTAACCGAAGATCAAAGTTTAAAGAAAATACCGTTTTAGCAGATGAAGTTTCTGGTTTTGCAGATCCTGAGTTTTGGGGAGCATACAACGTAATCGAACCTGAAAAGTCTATACAACAAGCAATTGAAAAAATTCAAAAGCAAATCAAAAAAGAGTAA
- a CDS encoding rhomboid family intramembrane serine protease, with product MGKITETVKVLLIINVIFFLGTKFLFPQALDLFALWFPANSNFEYWQPLTHMFMHDQSSIFHILFNMYALYAFGGPVEQALGKSKFIFFYFSAGLGAALIHTLVGYYHYQSGYNALLDAGVSPSDISQILEKAFASIQQTGQYSYPDIGEPDKIRGMIEAFSTSAVGASGAIYGVLVAFGMLFPNAELFLIFLPIPIKAKFFIPALILLDLFSGVTGFSLFGQNIANFAHIGGALFGFIMMWYWKKNSFNDKRWY from the coding sequence ATGGGTAAAATCACCGAAACTGTAAAAGTCCTTTTAATAATAAATGTAATCTTCTTCTTAGGAACAAAATTTCTGTTTCCTCAGGCTTTAGATCTTTTTGCGTTATGGTTTCCCGCAAATTCAAATTTTGAATATTGGCAGCCGCTTACGCATATGTTTATGCACGATCAAAGCAGTATTTTTCACATATTATTCAATATGTATGCGTTGTATGCTTTTGGAGGACCGGTAGAACAAGCTTTGGGAAAATCTAAATTTATATTTTTCTATTTTTCAGCAGGACTAGGTGCGGCCTTAATTCATACGTTGGTAGGGTATTATCATTACCAGTCTGGATATAATGCCTTGCTAGATGCAGGTGTAAGCCCTTCAGATATATCTCAAATACTTGAAAAAGCTTTTGCAAGTATTCAGCAAACTGGGCAGTACTCGTATCCAGATATTGGAGAGCCTGATAAAATACGCGGTATGATTGAGGCATTTTCTACCTCTGCAGTAGGTGCTTCTGGTGCTATTTATGGGGTTCTGGTGGCTTTTGGTATGTTATTTCCTAATGCTGAATTATTCCTAATCTTTTTACCTATTCCTATTAAAGCCAAGTTTTTTATACCAGCTCTTATTTTACTCGATTTATTTTCTGGTGTAACCGGGTTTTCATTATTTGGTCAGAATATTGCAAACTTTGCACACATAGGAGGAGCGTTATTTGGGTTTATAATGATGTGGTATTGGAAAAAGAACAGTTTTAATGACAAACGCTGGTATTAA